One segment of Chionomys nivalis chromosome 1, mChiNiv1.1, whole genome shotgun sequence DNA contains the following:
- the Vamp5 gene encoding vesicle-associated membrane protein 5 isoform X2 has translation MAGKELERCQQQADEVTEIMLDNYQKVLERDGKLAELEQRSHKLLDMSLAFSKTTNTLAQKKRWENIRCRVYLGLAVAGGLLIILIVLLVTFLPTSDGESSQP, from the exons GCAGGGAAAGAATTGGAGCGATGCCAGCAGCAGGCGGATGAAGTGACGGAAATCATGCTCGACAATTACCAAAAGGTCCTGGAGCGGGATGGCAAGTTGGCAGAGCTGGAGCAGCGCTCGCACAAGCTCCTGGACATG AGTTTGGCCTTCAGCAAGACAACCAATACTCTAGCCCAAAAGAAGCGCTGGGAGAACATCCGGTGCCGGGTCTACTTGGGGCTGGCAGTGGCTGGTGGCCTTCTCATCATCCTGATTGTGCTGCTGGTCACCTTTCTTCCCACAAGCGATGGGGAAAGTAGTCAACCATAG